In one Paraburkholderia megapolitana genomic region, the following are encoded:
- a CDS encoding NAD(P)H-dependent oxidoreductase, whose amino-acid sequence MNVLLVYAHPEPRSLNGSLRRFAVKRLEEAGHVVQVSDLYAMHWKASLDADDSIDRQPDARFDPALDSKHAFENGLQSEDIALEQQKLKWADAVILQFPLWWFSMPAILKGWVERVYAYGFAYGVGEHSDTHWGDRYGEGAMAGKRAMLIVSTGGWESHYSARGINGPIDDVLFPIQHGVLYYPGFDVLPPFVIHRTSRIDETRFSTICDALGQRLDNLWTTPPLAFRSQNAGAYDIPQLTLKDDIAPGQVGFAVHRA is encoded by the coding sequence CTTTGCAGTCAAGCGTCTTGAAGAAGCCGGGCACGTCGTTCAGGTATCGGATCTGTACGCGATGCACTGGAAGGCCTCGCTCGATGCAGATGACAGCATCGACAGACAACCCGATGCGCGTTTCGATCCCGCGCTTGACTCGAAGCACGCGTTCGAGAATGGCCTGCAGAGCGAAGACATCGCGCTCGAACAGCAGAAGCTGAAGTGGGCGGATGCGGTCATCCTGCAGTTTCCGTTGTGGTGGTTTTCGATGCCGGCAATCCTGAAGGGTTGGGTGGAGCGTGTCTATGCGTATGGCTTTGCCTACGGTGTGGGGGAGCACTCCGATACGCACTGGGGAGATCGCTACGGGGAAGGGGCGATGGCAGGCAAGCGCGCGATGCTGATTGTCTCCACGGGCGGATGGGAGTCACACTACAGCGCGAGAGGGATCAATGGCCCGATTGACGATGTGCTGTTTCCGATCCAGCACGGTGTGCTGTATTACCCGGGCTTCGATGTGCTGCCGCCGTTCGTGATCCATCGGACCAGCCGGATCGACGAGACGAGATTCTCGACGATCTGCGATGCGCTCGGGCAGCGACTCGATAATCTCTGGACAACGCCACCGTTAGCATTCCGGTCGCAGAATGCCGGTGCCTACGATATTCCGCAGCTCACGCTGAAGGACGATATTGCGCCGGGGCAGGTTGGGTTTGCGGTGCATCGTGCGTAG